In the genome of Streptomyces aquilus, the window GAACTGGACGTCGACGTCATCTGACGCCCGGCCGCCCCGCGTCGACAACCCCCCACGCCACAAGGTACTCATGGGACATGAGCAACGACGGGGGCGGCGTGAGCCCCAAGGGGCGACTCATAGGTGGGCGATATCGGCTCGTCGAGCGCATCGGGTCGGGCGGTATGGGTACCGTCTGGCGGGCGCTCGACGGGCTCGTCGACCGGGACGTCGCCGTCAAGCAGCCGAGGCTGCCCGGTGACCCGGAGGACGAGGCCCATCAGCGGGCCTCGCACCGGCTGTACCGCGAGGCCCGTGCCGCCGCCCGGGTCGATCATCCCGCCGCCGTTTCCATCCATGACGTCGTCGTCGAGGACGGGCTGCCCTGGATCGTCATGGAGCTGGTGCGGGGCGAGTCACTGCACGCGGTGCTCGAACGCGGGCCGTTGGAGCCCGCCGAGGCCGCTCGCATCGGCCTCGCCGTCCTCGGCGCGCTGCGCGCCGCGCACGCCGTCGGGATCGTGCACCGGGACGTCAAACCCGCCAACGTCCTGCTCGGATCGCACCACCGCGTCGTCCTCACCGACTTCGGCATCGCGCATGTCCAGGGCGAGGATTCCCTCACCGCCACCGGCGAGTTCGTCGGCTCGCTGGAGTTCATCGCCCCCGAGCGCATGTCGGGGCGGAGTGCGGGTCCCGCGTCCGACCTGTGGTCCCTCGGCGTGCTTCTCTACGCCGCCGTGGAGGGCTGGTCCCCGTTCCGTCGTACGTCGGTGGAGTCGACGCTCGCCGCGATCCTGACCGCGGAGGTGCCCGAGCCGAAACAGGCCGGCCCCCTCGGCCCGCTCCTCACCCGGCTGCTGGAGAAGGACCCCGCCGGGCGGCCGGACGCGGAGGAGATCGAGGCGGCGCTGGCCGCGGCGGCGGGGGAGTGGCCGCGGGCGGCGGAGGACCCGGGGCTCCAGGACGCCTCGGGTCTGGAGGAGTTCGGGGACGACATCGGGACCGTACGGCTGGGGCAGGCCGGGGCCGACGCGGACACCCTGACGGCCGTCGGTGCTCCGGCGGACGACACGGTGCCCGAACCCGCGGCCGCCGGACGACGTATGCCTCGTCCCCTGTCCCTGGCCCTCACCGGCGGCCTCCTCGTCGGCGCCACCTGGTTCGGCATCGCCTCCCTCACCGGCCCCGACAGCGGCGCGGGCACGAAGAACACGGCCGCGGACCACTCCGCTTCACCGGAGACGGAGACGGAGACGGAGACGAAGGCGCCGCCGACGCCGGCACCCACCTCCGCCGACGGCTGGACCGCGCACGCCGACAAGGGCATGAACGCGACCCTCGTCCTCCCCGCCGCGTACAAGGAGTTCGCCCGCTCGGGCAGCGACACCTTCCAGCCCCGCCAGGTGGAGTACGCCGCCGGCTCCGTCCAGGTCCGCTTCACCAAGTGGGACAAAGCGCCCGGAACGCCGATGAGCCAGGCCGAACAGCACGTGAGAACCGCGGAGTTCTTCGAGAACCCCACCACCCCGCAGTACACCACCACCAGCCTCCACGGCTGGGACGCCGTACAGTCCGACATCACCTACGGTGACAAGGACCTCCGGCGCCGGCTCCTGGAACTGTTCGTACGCACGGACGACAACCGGCTGTACGAGCTGCGCGTCGAAATGCCCAAGGGCACGGCCGAGGAGAAACGGGGAACGGCGGTTTTCAAGGACGCCCGCGACCGGCTGACGATTGCCACAACGCCCTGATCAGGGCGTTTGCCGCCAGCGGTCACTGGCGCCGTGTGTGCGGTCGGTGAATCCCGGTTACCGCCGGGTACCCAAAGTCCCCGACCCGGCATACCCTGCGCGTCATGACGGACTCGCAGGCCCCGGAACTGACCGGCACCAACCCCCTCGCCCCCGCCCCGGAGGGCGCCCGTACCGCCGCCGACGTGGTCACCCCGGAGCTGGTCGCGCAGCTCACCAAGGGCGTGGTCGGCTCCGGTCGTACCGCCAATCACACGCCGTTCACCGGCGAGAAGCTGGCCGACCTGCCCGAGTCGACGCCCGAGGACGTGGCGAAGGCCTTCGAGGCGGCCCGCGCGGCGCAGGCGGTGTGGGCGCAGACGCCCGTACGGCAGCGCGCGGCGGTGCTGCTCCGCTTCCACGACCTGGTGCTCGAACGCCAGGCCGAGGTCCTCGACCTCATCCAGCTGGAGACCGGCAAAGCCCGTCTGCACGCCCACGAGGAGGTGCAGGCCGTCGCGGTCGCCGCCCGCCACTACGGCCGCCGCGCCGCCGCCTATCTCAAGCCCAAGCGGCACGCGGGCGCCATGCCCACGCTCACGCGCGTCACCGAACTCCGTCACCCGCGCGGTGTCGTCGGCCAGATCGCCCCCTGGAACTACCCGCTGGAGCTGTCGGTCGGCGACGCGCTCCCGGCGTTCGTCGCGGGCAACGCCGTCGTCATGAAGCCCGACACCGAGACCTGCCTGACCGCCCTGTGGGCGCGCGACCTGCTCATCGAGGCGGGTCTGCCGGCCGACGTCTTCCAGGTCGTCCTCGGCGACGGCCCGGTCATCGGCCCCGAGGTCGTCCGGCACGCCGACTACGTCTCCTTCACCGGCTCCACCCGCACCGGCCGCGAGGTCGCCCAGGGCGCCGCCGCCCGGCTGGTCGGCGTGTCCCTCGAACTCGGCGGCAAGAACGCCATGTTGGTCCTGGAGGACGCGGACATCGAGAAGGCCGCGGCCGGCGCCGTTCGCGCCTGCTTCTCCTCCGCGGGCCAACTCTGCATCTCCATCGAGCGGTTGTACGTCCACGAGTCGATCGCCGACGCCTTCCTGGAGCGCTTCGCCGCCCGCACGAAGGCCATGCGGCTCGGCAAGTCCCTCGCCTACGGCGCCGACATGGGCTCCCTGGTGGGGGAGCGGCAGCTGGAGACCGTCACCCGGCACGTGGAGGAGGCC includes:
- a CDS encoding serine/threonine-protein kinase, coding for MSNDGGGVSPKGRLIGGRYRLVERIGSGGMGTVWRALDGLVDRDVAVKQPRLPGDPEDEAHQRASHRLYREARAAARVDHPAAVSIHDVVVEDGLPWIVMELVRGESLHAVLERGPLEPAEAARIGLAVLGALRAAHAVGIVHRDVKPANVLLGSHHRVVLTDFGIAHVQGEDSLTATGEFVGSLEFIAPERMSGRSAGPASDLWSLGVLLYAAVEGWSPFRRTSVESTLAAILTAEVPEPKQAGPLGPLLTRLLEKDPAGRPDAEEIEAALAAAAGEWPRAAEDPGLQDASGLEEFGDDIGTVRLGQAGADADTLTAVGAPADDTVPEPAAAGRRMPRPLSLALTGGLLVGATWFGIASLTGPDSGAGTKNTAADHSASPETETETETKAPPTPAPTSADGWTAHADKGMNATLVLPAAYKEFARSGSDTFQPRQVEYAAGSVQVRFTKWDKAPGTPMSQAEQHVRTAEFFENPTTPQYTTTSLHGWDAVQSDITYGDKDLRRRLLELFVRTDDNRLYELRVEMPKGTAEEKRGTAVFKDARDRLTIATTP
- a CDS encoding succinic semialdehyde dehydrogenase, giving the protein MTDSQAPELTGTNPLAPAPEGARTAADVVTPELVAQLTKGVVGSGRTANHTPFTGEKLADLPESTPEDVAKAFEAARAAQAVWAQTPVRQRAAVLLRFHDLVLERQAEVLDLIQLETGKARLHAHEEVQAVAVAARHYGRRAAAYLKPKRHAGAMPTLTRVTELRHPRGVVGQIAPWNYPLELSVGDALPAFVAGNAVVMKPDTETCLTALWARDLLIEAGLPADVFQVVLGDGPVIGPEVVRHADYVSFTGSTRTGREVAQGAAARLVGVSLELGGKNAMLVLEDADIEKAAAGAVRACFSSAGQLCISIERLYVHESIADAFLERFAARTKAMRLGKSLAYGADMGSLVGERQLETVTRHVEEAVAKGAKVVAGGVARPDIGPYFFEPTILDGVTEPMAICTEETFGPVVSLYRFKTDEEAIEAANSTSYGLNASVWTKDGKRGREVAARLRTGTVNVNEGYASAYGSVQSPMGGMKDSGLGRRHGSEGILKYTEAQTVAQQRLLPMAPALGMDDEKYAQFMSRSLRLMKAFRFR